The Lytechinus pictus isolate F3 Inbred chromosome 10, Lp3.0, whole genome shotgun sequence genome includes a window with the following:
- the LOC129270611 gene encoding DNA-3-methyladenine glycosylase-like: protein MATTPQQSNEVTRVALKRNAPGSNELNDIPVKSPYFENLSQSLPDPNATEIPLDQSQADKMPSPRLVSRLGPAFFQQPCIHLAKQLLGQVLVRMVGDQRLSGRIVETEAYVGAEDTACHTYKGKQTASNKSMFLDPGHAYVYMTYGMYHCINITSKGEGQAVLLRALSPLEGKDTMTSLRQKASKRSDREFKKKDLCNGPGKLCLSLNIDRQLDGTNLTEGDFCMWIESGDQILDGDIVSCPRIGIDSATKEWVEKPLRFYVIGNPCVSKRNKAREQEIKNAK, encoded by the exons ATGGCTACTACACCACAGCAGTCTAATGAGGTCACCAG AGTAGCACTGAAAAGGAATGCTCCTGGGAGCAATGAACTTAATGACATACCTGTGAAGAGTCCATACTTTGAGAACTTGTCACAGTCACTGCCAGATCCTAATGCAACAGAGATTCCATTGGATCAAAGCCAAGCTGACAAAATGCCATCCCCTAGACTCGTTTCTAGACTAGGTCCTGCGTTCTTCCAGCAGCCCTGTATCCATCTAGCCAAGCAGCTATTAGGCCAGGTCTTAGTGAGGATGGTCGGGGACCAGCGGTTAAGCGGAAGGATCGTGGAGACGGAAGCTTATGTAGGAGCTGAGGATACAGCTTGCCATACATACAAAGGGAAACAGACGGCTTCTAATAAGAGTATGTTTCTCGATCCTGGTCATGCCTATGTTTACATGACCTATGGGATGTATCATTGTATCAACATTACCAGCAAAG GAGAGGGCCAAGCGGTTCTCCTACGAGCTCTCTCCCCTCTTGAAGGCAAGGACACAATGACAAGCCTAAGACAGAAAGCAAGTAAGAGATCAGACCgagaattcaagaaaaaagatCTTTGCAATGGTCCCGGCAAACTGTGCCTCTCATTAAACATTGACAGACAATTAGACGGCACCAATCTTACTGAGGGAGACTTTTGCATGTGGATTGAGAGCGGTGACCAGATTTTAGATGGTGATATTGTGAGCTGTCCTAGGATAGGAATAGACTCAGCCACCAAGGAATGGGTTGAGAAACCACTCAGATTCTATGTGATTGGTAATCCTTGTGTAAGCAAGAGGAATAAAGCAAGAGAGCAGGAAATCAAGAACGCAAAATAA